A section of the Stenotrophomonas sp. 364 genome encodes:
- a CDS encoding hydroxymethylglutaryl-CoA lyase, whose translation MDDVVRIVEVGPRDGLQNEAQPVATADKIELIRQLSLTGLRTIEATSFVSPRWVPQLADAAEVYAGIERRPGIAYPVLVPNEQGYDRARAVGVSEVAVFTAASETFNRTNTNAGIDESLARFAPILERAKADGVKVRGYVSTVLGCPYQGEVAVSEVVRVARALHEMGCYEISLGDTIGVGTPRKARAMLHAVATELPMSALAVHFHDTYGQALANIDACLEEGVRVVDSAVSGAGGCPYAKGASGNVASEDVVYLLHGIGMRTGIDLPALAATGRWLAARLGRETGSKAGKALAAT comes from the coding sequence ATGGATGATGTCGTCCGCATCGTCGAAGTCGGCCCGCGCGACGGCCTGCAGAACGAAGCCCAGCCGGTGGCCACCGCCGACAAGATCGAACTGATCCGGCAGCTGTCGCTGACCGGCCTGCGCACCATTGAAGCCACCAGCTTCGTCAGCCCGCGCTGGGTGCCGCAGTTGGCCGACGCCGCCGAGGTCTACGCCGGCATCGAGCGCCGCCCCGGCATCGCCTACCCGGTGCTGGTGCCCAACGAACAGGGGTACGACCGTGCCCGCGCCGTGGGCGTTTCGGAAGTGGCGGTGTTCACCGCCGCCTCGGAAACCTTCAACCGCACCAACACCAACGCCGGCATCGACGAATCGCTGGCGCGCTTCGCCCCGATCCTCGAACGCGCCAAGGCCGACGGGGTCAAGGTGCGCGGCTACGTCTCCACCGTGCTCGGCTGCCCCTACCAGGGCGAGGTGGCGGTCAGCGAGGTGGTGCGGGTTGCGCGCGCCCTGCACGAAATGGGCTGTTACGAAATCTCGCTGGGCGACACCATCGGCGTGGGCACCCCGCGCAAGGCCCGCGCGATGCTGCACGCGGTCGCCACCGAACTGCCGATGTCGGCGCTGGCCGTGCATTTCCACGACACCTACGGCCAGGCACTGGCCAACATCGACGCGTGCCTGGAAGAAGGCGTGCGCGTGGTGGACTCGGCCGTGTCCGGCGCCGGCGGCTGCCCGTACGCGAAGGGCGCCAGCGGCAATGTGGCCAGCGAAGACGTGGTGTACCTGCTGCACGGGATCGGCATGCGCACCGGCATCGACCTGCCGGCGCTGGCCGCGACCGGCCGCTGGCTGGCGGCGCGGCTGGGCCGCGAAACCGGCAGCAAGGCCGGCAAGGCGCTGGCGGCCACATGA
- a CDS encoding VOC family protein — protein MLDHIGIRCTDFTRSLSFFQQALAPLGITVVMQVSAEQTGDHDHAGFGRTGKPDFWIGNAPGAHGGVHVAFSADNREAVDAFHRAALAAGGQDNGAPGIREYYHPNYYGAFVLDPDGNNIEAVCHRPG, from the coding sequence ATGCTTGACCACATCGGGATCCGCTGCACCGACTTCACGCGCAGCCTGTCGTTCTTCCAGCAGGCCCTGGCCCCGCTGGGCATCACGGTAGTGATGCAGGTCAGTGCCGAACAGACCGGCGACCATGACCATGCCGGCTTCGGCCGCACCGGCAAGCCGGACTTCTGGATCGGCAACGCCCCCGGCGCCCACGGCGGCGTGCACGTGGCCTTCAGTGCCGACAACCGCGAGGCGGTGGATGCGTTCCACCGCGCCGCACTCGCCGCCGGTGGCCAGGACAATGGCGCCCCGGGCATCCGCGAGTACTACCACCCGAATTACTACGGGGCGTTCGTGCTCGACCCGGACGGCAACAACATCGAAGCGGTCTGCCACCGCCCGGGCTGA
- a CDS encoding enoyl-CoA hydratase-related protein — translation MSDALRIERSASVLTLWLNRPTLHNAFDAALIAQLTAALEAAGRDEQVRAVVLAGQGASFSAGADMQWMRGMAAASEEDNREDSLALARLMRTLDELPKPTIARVQGAAFGGGVGLVACCDIAIASTAARFGLTESRLGLLPAVISPYVIDAIGPRQARRWFATGEHFDAETALRIGLVHQLIEPERIDEAVQRQLGLLDKAGPVASASAKELVRRVSVGRDRDALDRDNAALIARLRVSAEGQEGLGAFLDKRAPHWVTQD, via the coding sequence ATGAGTGATGCATTACGGATAGAACGCAGCGCCTCGGTGCTGACGCTGTGGCTGAACCGCCCCACCCTGCACAACGCCTTCGACGCAGCCCTGATCGCCCAGCTCACCGCAGCGTTGGAGGCGGCCGGCCGTGACGAACAGGTCCGCGCGGTGGTGCTGGCCGGCCAGGGCGCGTCGTTTTCGGCGGGCGCGGACATGCAGTGGATGCGCGGGATGGCCGCCGCCAGCGAGGAAGACAACCGCGAGGATTCGCTGGCGCTGGCGCGGCTGATGCGCACCCTGGACGAGCTGCCCAAGCCCACCATCGCACGGGTCCAGGGCGCCGCCTTCGGTGGCGGGGTGGGGCTGGTGGCCTGCTGCGACATCGCCATTGCCAGCACCGCCGCCCGCTTCGGGCTGACCGAAAGCCGGCTGGGCCTGCTGCCGGCGGTGATTTCCCCCTACGTGATCGACGCGATCGGCCCGCGCCAGGCCCGCCGCTGGTTTGCCACCGGCGAGCATTTCGATGCCGAGACCGCGCTGCGGATCGGCCTGGTACACCAGCTGATCGAACCTGAACGCATCGACGAGGCGGTCCAGCGCCAGCTGGGCCTGCTGGACAAGGCCGGCCCGGTGGCCTCGGCCTCGGCCAAGGAACTGGTGCGCCGGGTCAGCGTGGGTCGCGACCGCGACGCGCTGGACCGCGACAACGCCGCGCTGATCGCGCGCCTGCGGGTGTCGGCCGAGGGCCAGGAAGGCCTGGGCGCCTTCCTGGACAAGCGCGCCCCGCATTGGGTCACCCAGGACTGA
- a CDS encoding FeoA family protein, translating to MTLSDLPLHSSALVESVQELHANDAIARRLKELGFVKGEDVRLVARGPVGGEPLLVQVGFTRFALRRSEARRVHVTALPVGVPA from the coding sequence GTGACGCTGTCCGATCTGCCCCTGCACAGCTCCGCCCTGGTGGAATCGGTGCAGGAACTACACGCCAACGATGCCATCGCCCGCCGGCTCAAGGAGCTGGGCTTCGTCAAGGGTGAAGATGTGCGTCTGGTCGCCCGTGGTCCGGTGGGCGGTGAGCCGCTGCTGGTACAGGTCGGGTTTACCCGCTTTGCCCTGCGCCGCAGCGAGGCCCGGCGTGTCCATGTGACCGCGTTGCCCGTCGGGGTGCCGGCATGA